Proteins from a single region of Vicinamibacteria bacterium:
- a CDS encoding efflux RND transporter periplasmic adaptor subunit: MADLKGDLASLKIDREGPAVSPWRWPLLFFIPVILGLGVLYAFRARQALSAPEVDTVRPAVARSGETSAGAPVLTASGYVVARRKAVVSAKIQGRLSELKVEEGSRVKEGEVIARLESEDYLAQIGRARAALQHAEADLAENQRQLRLSEKLARELVVSEDSLEASRSRVRLAEAALSQAKADLDYAEATFQFTQIRAPFTGVVVKKMAEVGESVAPIPPGVNISTASGAIVALADLDTLEVEADVSESNVAKLGPNQPAEVTVEAFPERRYKAVLRQVIPTADRTKATVQVKVTILDKDKDLKPEMSAKATFLEPTKPKTASEPAESVITVPKEAVASRDGKTLVFEVREGKVRAKPVVVGLERSGQVVVREGLAGGETLVARPPEAMKDGDAVRVKG; this comes from the coding sequence TTGGCGGACCTCAAAGGAGACCTCGCTTCTCTGAAGATCGACCGGGAGGGGCCGGCCGTCAGCCCCTGGCGGTGGCCCCTCCTCTTCTTCATTCCCGTTATCCTCGGGCTGGGCGTGCTCTATGCGTTCCGGGCCCGCCAGGCCCTCTCCGCTCCCGAGGTGGACACGGTGCGGCCCGCGGTCGCGCGCAGCGGGGAGACGAGCGCGGGGGCGCCCGTCCTCACTGCCTCCGGCTACGTGGTCGCGCGGCGGAAAGCGGTGGTCTCGGCCAAGATCCAAGGCCGACTGTCCGAGCTCAAGGTCGAGGAGGGGAGCCGGGTCAAGGAGGGCGAGGTGATCGCTCGCCTGGAGAGTGAGGACTACCTGGCCCAAATCGGACGGGCGCGGGCCGCTCTCCAGCACGCGGAGGCGGACCTGGCGGAGAACCAGCGCCAGCTCCGGCTCTCCGAGAAGCTGGCCCGCGAGCTGGTGGTGTCCGAGGATAGCCTGGAGGCAAGCCGCAGCCGGGTGCGCCTGGCCGAGGCGGCCCTGAGCCAGGCCAAGGCCGACCTCGACTACGCGGAGGCAACCTTTCAGTTCACGCAGATCCGCGCCCCCTTCACGGGAGTGGTGGTGAAGAAGATGGCGGAAGTGGGGGAGAGCGTGGCTCCCATCCCGCCCGGGGTGAACATCTCCACTGCCTCCGGGGCCATCGTGGCCCTGGCCGACCTCGACACCCTGGAGGTGGAAGCGGACGTGAGCGAATCGAACGTGGCCAAGCTGGGCCCCAACCAACCGGCGGAGGTCACGGTAGAGGCCTTTCCCGAGCGGCGCTACAAGGCCGTGCTGCGGCAGGTGATCCCCACTGCGGACCGGACCAAGGCCACCGTGCAGGTGAAGGTCACCATCCTGGACAAGGACAAGGACCTGAAGCCGGAGATGAGCGCCAAGGCGACTTTCCTGGAGCCGACGAAGCCGAAGACGGCGTCGGAGCCGGCGGAGTCGGTCATCACCGTGCCCAAGGAGGCGGTGGCGAGCCGGGACGGCAAGACCCTCGTGTTCGAGGTGCGGGAGGGGAAGGTCCGGGCGAAGCCGGTGGTGGTGGGGCTCGAGCGCTCGGGCCAGGTCGTGGTCCGCGAGGGCCTGGCCGGAGGGGAGACGCTGGTCGCCCGTCCCCCGGAGGCTATGAAAGATGGCGATGCGGTGAGGGTGAAGGGATGA
- a CDS encoding alpha/beta hydrolase-fold protein, giving the protein MLVEHHGWHSPRLGQEMGIQVYGHYGSPLLVFPTSGGDEYEYAGQGMIDALAHYIDEGRVKFFCVNTVNNDSWYNKQAHPRHRSYRQAMYDAYIANEVVPFIYEHCRTAGLPITTTGASFGAYHAANSLFKHPDLFRRCLALSGVYDLRRFMDGDYDDNFYFNNPVDYLAGLSDPGYLHQLNQDDIHLVTGSGSFEDAGPTYRLSEVLRGRGINHSLDNWGAEGGHDWPYWKRQMNEYLGRLY; this is encoded by the coding sequence ATGCTGGTCGAGCATCATGGTTGGCATTCGCCCCGCTTGGGCCAGGAGATGGGGATCCAGGTCTACGGGCACTATGGGTCTCCCCTCCTCGTCTTCCCCACCAGCGGGGGGGACGAGTACGAGTACGCGGGCCAGGGGATGATCGATGCCCTCGCCCACTACATCGACGAAGGACGCGTGAAGTTCTTCTGCGTGAATACCGTCAACAACGACTCCTGGTACAACAAGCAGGCCCACCCCCGGCACCGCAGCTACCGCCAGGCCATGTACGATGCCTATATCGCAAACGAGGTGGTACCCTTCATATACGAGCACTGCCGGACTGCGGGCCTTCCCATCACCACCACCGGGGCCTCCTTCGGCGCCTACCACGCAGCCAACAGCCTCTTCAAGCACCCCGATCTGTTCCGGCGCTGCCTGGCCCTCTCCGGCGTCTATGACCTGCGCCGGTTCATGGATGGGGACTACGACGATAACTTCTACTTCAACAACCCCGTGGACTACCTGGCCGGCCTCTCCGACCCCGGGTACCTCCATCAGCTCAACCAGGACGACATCCACCTGGTCACGGGGTCGGGGTCTTTTGAGGACGCCGGCCCCACCTACCGGCTCTCGGAGGTGTTGCGGGGGCGGGGCATCAACCATTCCCTGGACAACTGGGGGGCGGAGGGCGGGCACGACTGGCCCTACTGGAAGCGACAGATGAACGAGTACCTGGGGAGGCTTTATTGA
- the rho gene encoding transcription termination factor Rho codes for MPFGGDDDRSAAGGPPVRHGPRHPRRHRHPHRHDRPNGPHPQNQGPRGPRDPRQAPIPLTGPTAPVGGVAELTEGVGGFLRQAAQNYLSHRDDVVVPAQIARDYGLRDGTEIEGLVRDGGNGRRTLVEVQKAGGMPPEQYRALPHFQDLVSVNPHEAFHLAAEQAETSLRIIDLIAPIGRGQRGLIVSPPKAGKTTLLEHLGQAISKHHPEVHLILLLIDERPEEVTHFRRAVKAEVLASSSDSASDSHIKLARLAMERAKRLVEAGRHVVILLDSLTRLGRASNREIGPGGRTMSGGVDNRALQFPRQFFGAARNCEGSGSLTILATALIETGSRMDEVIFQEFKGTGNMELILDRGIADRRIFPAVDVLKSGTRREELLCSPEELKQRHLLRRALADLSTTEAAQFLIDKIQKTPSNAAFLGTLVAPAPVRRFR; via the coding sequence GTGCCCTTCGGAGGAGACGATGATCGATCCGCGGCGGGCGGGCCGCCCGTGAGGCACGGCCCGCGACACCCGCGGCGCCATCGACACCCCCATCGACACGACCGGCCCAACGGACCCCATCCGCAGAACCAGGGGCCAAGAGGGCCGAGGGACCCCCGACAAGCTCCGATCCCCCTGACCGGTCCGACAGCGCCGGTTGGCGGAGTGGCCGAACTCACGGAGGGAGTCGGCGGGTTCTTGAGGCAGGCCGCCCAGAACTACCTGTCGCACCGCGACGACGTTGTGGTTCCGGCGCAGATCGCCCGGGACTACGGTTTGCGCGACGGCACGGAGATCGAGGGCCTGGTTCGTGACGGGGGCAACGGGCGCCGCACCCTGGTGGAGGTCCAAAAGGCAGGGGGAATGCCCCCCGAGCAATACCGGGCCCTGCCCCATTTCCAGGATCTTGTCTCCGTGAACCCGCACGAGGCCTTCCACCTCGCCGCCGAGCAGGCGGAGACCAGCCTGCGCATCATCGACCTCATCGCTCCCATCGGCCGCGGCCAGCGGGGCCTCATCGTGTCCCCCCCCAAGGCCGGCAAGACCACGCTCCTCGAGCATCTGGGTCAGGCCATCTCCAAACACCACCCCGAGGTCCACCTCATCCTGCTTCTCATCGACGAGCGGCCGGAGGAGGTCACGCACTTCCGCCGGGCCGTGAAGGCGGAGGTACTGGCCAGCTCCTCTGACTCCGCCTCCGACTCCCACATCAAGCTGGCCCGCTTGGCCATGGAGCGGGCGAAGCGACTGGTGGAGGCCGGGCGCCACGTGGTGATCCTCCTGGACAGCCTCACCCGCCTGGGCCGAGCCAGCAACCGCGAGATCGGGCCCGGCGGCCGGACCATGAGCGGAGGCGTGGACAACCGCGCCCTGCAGTTCCCCCGGCAGTTCTTCGGGGCCGCCCGCAACTGCGAAGGAAGCGGCAGCCTCACCATCCTGGCCACCGCCCTCATCGAGACGGGGAGCCGGATGGACGAGGTCATCTTCCAGGAGTTCAAGGGGACGGGGAACATGGAGCTGATCCTGGATCGCGGCATCGCCGACCGGCGGATCTTTCCCGCCGTGGACGTGCTGAAGTCCGGCACCCGCCGCGAAGAGCTGCTCTGCTCCCCGGAGGAGCTGAAGCAGCGGCACCTGCTCCGCCGTGCCCTCGCCGATCTCTCCACCACCGAGGCGGCGCAGTTCCTGATCGACAAGATCCAGAAGACACCCTCCAACGCGGCGTTCCTGGGCACGCTCGTGGCCCCCGCTCCGGTCCGCCGCTTCCGCTGA
- a CDS encoding S8 family serine peptidase, with amino-acid sequence MKSHVSALSGPFVLAALLALPATGAADDFTATPLEPLSVHTLPGVKVRNTDQAMARVIVKFEADSVAAYKGDIPGLPATSPQVTGATRLDFESEAARAYERHLITKEQEFEANLHQSIPNASITHRFRKVVGGVAMTVPRQYLRDLSLLPGVQAVYEDVAVPLSTDRSPAFIGAPILWAQVGGQGRAGEGVIVGMIDTGVWPEHPSLADDGTYPAPPAKWHGTSCQFGSANPDDPAFACNHKLIGARRFMNTFDHSGIAPLPGEFNSARDNNGHGTHTATTATGDAGVAAGFGGTPLAHVSGIAPRAHVAVYKVCFTDSAGGGQCFNSDSAAAIEQAIADGVDVISFSIGGGANPYSDVVELAFLDAYRAGVFVSAAAGNSGPGADTVEHRGPWVTTVAASTTDRVFQGSATITADGTGSLTVTGASVMGPITSAAPVVLASAPPYSNPLCLSPAAPGSLTGKIVVCRRGTNARVAKGFNVLQGGAVGMILYNTPSPNDTDADVHFLPAVHIDSAQGVALLAFLGSHTNNTGTFSGGASSLTGQGDVIADFSSRGGPNQTLGVSKPDVAAPGVNILAGQTPKPAAIGGAPSGELFQIISGTSMATPHVSGTAALLKQLHPHWTPGQIKSAIMTTALTAGLVKGDGITPADSFDLGSGRIDLRNAGLPGLTFDAPAQDFLTFQTNLSLVNYPSLYVPVMPGKVTVPRTVFSDLRHHSLWLLSVDAPPDVTVRVPEALMVPAHGQATFDITVDARAVPLGAVRHATLFLENGCGNGGDDREGRGDGHREGGDEADRHDDGDRHEDRDNRCRKLHFPITFDRRQAGVTLDESCDPATLAEHATTTCTITATNTTFNDASVHLRDRLPRRLSLVSVTGAVADGTHRLTFDGTLAGATPPDVHAAAANDSPAGGYLPLSLFGIAPLPNMGDETLANFAVPAFRFASETYTQIGMVSNGYLVVGGGVSSDIQFLNQHFPNPAPPNNVLAPFWTDLDATPARGGAMRVGSLSDGVHTWIVFEWDNVPNFSNNAQRNSFQVWVGVNGVEDISYVYGPQLTAGEGGFLTVGGENKFGSRGANFYYNGTGTLPVANSTQVRITSTPGGPGETKTVSFTARAGEEGAWTNCAEMTGSIFFGTATACVTGAVTK; translated from the coding sequence ATGAAAAGCCACGTCTCCGCCCTCTCCGGGCCCTTTGTTCTCGCGGCCCTTCTCGCCCTGCCGGCTACGGGAGCGGCGGATGATTTCACGGCGACCCCCCTGGAGCCGCTCTCTGTCCACACCCTCCCCGGAGTCAAGGTCCGCAACACGGATCAGGCCATGGCGAGGGTGATCGTGAAGTTCGAGGCCGATTCGGTGGCCGCCTACAAAGGGGACATCCCCGGGCTCCCCGCCACCAGCCCCCAGGTGACGGGCGCGACGCGCCTGGACTTCGAGTCCGAGGCCGCCCGCGCCTACGAACGACACTTGATCACCAAGGAGCAGGAGTTCGAGGCGAATCTCCACCAGTCCATCCCCAACGCCAGCATCACCCATCGCTTCCGCAAGGTGGTGGGCGGCGTGGCCATGACCGTGCCGCGGCAATACCTCAGGGACTTGAGCCTCCTGCCCGGGGTCCAGGCCGTGTACGAGGACGTAGCGGTGCCCCTCAGCACGGACCGCAGCCCCGCCTTCATCGGGGCCCCCATCCTGTGGGCCCAGGTGGGCGGCCAGGGCCGCGCGGGCGAGGGCGTCATCGTGGGCATGATCGACACCGGGGTCTGGCCCGAGCACCCGTCGCTGGCCGACGACGGCACCTACCCGGCCCCACCCGCGAAGTGGCACGGGACAAGCTGCCAGTTCGGATCCGCCAACCCCGACGATCCTGCCTTTGCCTGCAACCACAAGCTGATCGGGGCCCGCCGGTTCATGAACACCTTCGACCACTCCGGAATCGCGCCCCTCCCCGGCGAGTTCAACTCCGCCCGCGACAACAACGGCCACGGCACCCACACCGCCACCACCGCCACCGGCGACGCGGGGGTGGCGGCCGGGTTCGGCGGAACGCCCCTGGCCCACGTCTCCGGCATTGCGCCCCGGGCCCACGTGGCGGTCTACAAGGTCTGCTTCACCGACAGCGCGGGTGGAGGCCAGTGCTTCAATTCCGACTCCGCGGCCGCCATCGAACAGGCCATCGCCGACGGTGTCGACGTCATCAGCTTCTCCATCGGCGGCGGAGCCAACCCCTACTCAGACGTGGTCGAGCTCGCCTTCTTGGACGCCTACCGCGCGGGGGTGTTCGTGTCCGCGGCGGCCGGCAACAGCGGGCCGGGCGCGGACACCGTCGAGCACCGCGGCCCCTGGGTGACGACCGTGGCCGCCAGCACCACCGACCGCGTCTTCCAGGGCTCGGCCACGATCACGGCCGACGGCACCGGGTCCCTCACCGTGACCGGAGCCTCCGTCATGGGCCCGATCACGTCCGCCGCCCCCGTCGTCCTCGCCTCCGCCCCTCCCTACTCGAACCCGCTCTGCTTGAGTCCCGCCGCCCCCGGGAGCTTGACCGGCAAGATCGTGGTCTGCCGACGGGGCACCAACGCCCGGGTGGCAAAAGGCTTCAACGTCCTCCAGGGCGGCGCGGTGGGGATGATCCTCTACAACACTCCAAGCCCCAACGATACGGACGCCGATGTCCATTTCCTGCCCGCGGTCCACATTGACAGCGCGCAGGGGGTCGCCCTGCTGGCCTTCCTGGGCTCCCACACGAACAACACCGGCACCTTCTCCGGAGGCGCGTCCAGCTTGACCGGCCAGGGGGACGTGATCGCCGACTTCAGCTCCCGGGGCGGCCCCAACCAAACCCTGGGCGTCAGCAAGCCCGATGTGGCCGCTCCCGGCGTGAACATCCTGGCCGGCCAGACGCCGAAGCCGGCCGCCATCGGAGGGGCGCCGAGCGGCGAGCTCTTCCAGATCATCAGCGGGACTTCCATGGCGACCCCCCACGTCTCGGGCACGGCCGCCCTCCTGAAGCAGCTCCACCCCCATTGGACGCCGGGCCAGATCAAGTCCGCGATCATGACCACCGCTTTGACTGCGGGTCTGGTCAAGGGAGACGGGATCACACCCGCCGACTCCTTCGACCTCGGCTCCGGCCGCATCGACCTCAGGAACGCGGGCCTGCCCGGCCTCACCTTCGACGCCCCCGCCCAGGACTTCTTGACCTTCCAAACCAACCTCTCGCTCGTGAACTACCCCAGCCTTTACGTGCCGGTCATGCCCGGCAAAGTGACGGTGCCGCGGACGGTGTTCAGCGATCTCCGGCATCACAGCCTTTGGCTCCTGAGCGTGGACGCCCCCCCCGACGTCACGGTCCGGGTGCCGGAGGCGCTCATGGTGCCCGCGCACGGCCAGGCGACGTTCGACATCACGGTGGACGCCCGGGCCGTGCCCCTGGGGGCGGTTCGCCACGCCACCCTCTTCCTCGAGAATGGCTGTGGCAACGGCGGGGACGACCGTGAGGGCCGCGGTGACGGCCACCGCGAGGGCGGCGACGAGGCGGACCGGCACGACGACGGCGACCGGCACGAGGACCGCGACAACCGCTGCCGGAAGCTGCACTTCCCGATCACCTTCGACCGCCGGCAGGCCGGGGTCACCTTGGACGAGTCCTGTGACCCGGCGACGCTCGCCGAGCACGCCACCACGACTTGCACCATCACCGCCACCAACACCACCTTCAACGACGCCTCCGTCCACCTGCGGGACCGCCTGCCCCGGCGGCTATCGCTGGTGAGCGTCACGGGGGCGGTGGCGGACGGTACCCACCGGCTCACCTTCGACGGCACCCTGGCGGGGGCGACCCCGCCCGACGTCCACGCGGCCGCGGCCAACGACTCCCCCGCCGGCGGCTACCTGCCCTTGAGCCTCTTCGGTATTGCGCCCCTGCCCAACATGGGAGACGAGACGCTGGCGAATTTTGCCGTGCCGGCGTTCCGCTTTGCCAGCGAGACCTACACCCAGATCGGCATGGTCAGCAACGGCTATCTGGTCGTGGGCGGCGGGGTCTCGAGCGACATCCAGTTCCTGAACCAGCACTTCCCCAACCCCGCGCCCCCCAACAATGTCCTCGCGCCCTTCTGGACCGACCTCGACGCCACCCCCGCCCGGGGTGGAGCCATGCGCGTGGGCAGCTTGAGCGACGGCGTGCACACCTGGATCGTCTTCGAGTGGGACAACGTGCCCAACTTCAGCAACAACGCCCAGCGGAACTCGTTCCAGGTATGGGTCGGGGTCAACGGCGTGGAGGACATCAGCTACGTCTATGGACCCCAGCTGACCGCGGGCGAGGGCGGGTTCCTCACCGTCGGAGGGGAGAACAAGTTCGGCAGCCGGGGCGCCAACTTCTACTACAACGGCACGGGCACGCTTCCCGTGGCGAACAGCACGCAGGTCCGGATCACCAGCACCCCCGGCGGCCCCGGCGAGACCAAGACCGTGTCCTTCACCGCCCGCGCCGGCGAGGAAGGCGCGTGGACGAACTGCGCGGAGATGACGGGCAGCATCTTCTTCGGGACCGCGACCGCCTGCGTCACGGGCGCCGTCACGAAGTGA
- a CDS encoding IgA Peptidase M64 yields MLTIALGLAAAVAAPPAEPRTLRLDYVHSGGAAEERFALDGWVREGPWPGRPDRAIDDTNLGPYFFEVVDRGKNRVLYSRGFASIFGEWETTAEAKDVARAFHESLRFPEPAAPAQVVVKKRGKNGAFREIWSVLVDPQSPAIDSSPPSPGTKVWAVMKNGEPRDKVDLLLMGDGYTAAEMEKWHRDARRMADLLFAVSPFKERRQDFNVWALDTPSDESGVARPSDGVHHRSALRAGYDAFGSERYVLTLDNKRMREAAASAPYEFVEILVNDRKYGGGGIFNLYATVAADSAWAPYVFVHEFGHHFAGLADEYYTSDVAYGPASERPEPWEPNATVDPQASKWRDLVTAGTPLPTPWEKEAFEAVEKEIQGRRRDIRARHRPEEEMDALFREERERVGKILGAGLHPAAVGAFEGALYEAKGYYRPQADCIMFTRSQAFCAVCRRAIERVIDLYARPPGPR; encoded by the coding sequence GTGCTCACGATCGCCCTCGGCTTGGCCGCCGCCGTAGCCGCCCCCCCCGCCGAGCCCCGCACCCTGCGCCTGGACTACGTCCATAGCGGCGGTGCGGCCGAAGAACGCTTCGCCCTCGACGGCTGGGTCCGGGAGGGGCCCTGGCCGGGACGGCCCGACCGCGCGATCGACGACACCAACCTCGGCCCTTACTTCTTCGAGGTCGTGGACCGTGGCAAGAACCGCGTGCTCTACTCCCGCGGCTTCGCCAGCATCTTCGGGGAATGGGAGACCACGGCCGAAGCCAAGGACGTCGCGCGCGCCTTCCACGAGTCGCTGCGCTTCCCGGAGCCGGCCGCTCCCGCGCAGGTCGTGGTCAAGAAGCGGGGAAAGAACGGAGCCTTCCGCGAGATCTGGTCCGTGCTCGTGGACCCCCAGAGCCCCGCCATCGACTCCAGCCCTCCCTCCCCGGGGACGAAGGTGTGGGCGGTCATGAAAAACGGCGAGCCCCGGGACAAGGTGGATCTGCTCCTGATGGGCGACGGGTACACCGCCGCCGAGATGGAGAAGTGGCATCGGGACGCCCGGCGGATGGCCGACCTCCTCTTCGCGGTCTCCCCCTTCAAGGAGCGCCGCCAGGATTTCAACGTCTGGGCCTTGGACACCCCTTCCGACGAGAGCGGGGTGGCGCGGCCCTCGGACGGCGTTCACCACCGCTCCGCCCTTCGAGCGGGCTACGACGCCTTCGGGTCCGAGCGCTACGTGCTCACTCTCGACAACAAGAGGATGCGGGAGGCGGCCGCGTCCGCGCCCTACGAGTTCGTGGAGATCTTGGTCAACGACCGGAAGTACGGGGGGGGCGGCATCTTCAACCTCTACGCCACCGTGGCCGCGGACAGCGCCTGGGCCCCCTACGTGTTCGTCCACGAGTTCGGCCACCATTTCGCAGGCCTGGCCGACGAGTACTACACCTCGGACGTGGCCTACGGGCCCGCGAGCGAGCGGCCCGAGCCCTGGGAGCCCAACGCCACCGTCGATCCCCAGGCCTCAAAGTGGAGGGACCTCGTCACGGCCGGGACCCCCCTGCCCACCCCCTGGGAGAAGGAGGCCTTCGAGGCGGTGGAGAAGGAGATCCAGGGCCGGCGGCGCGACATCCGGGCCCGGCACCGTCCGGAGGAGGAGATGGACGCCCTGTTCCGCGAGGAGCGCGAGCGGGTGGGTAAGATCCTTGGCGCCGGCCTCCACCCGGCCGCGGTGGGAGCCTTCGAGGGCGCGCTCTACGAGGCCAAGGGCTACTACCGGCCCCAGGCCGACTGCATCATGTTCACGCGCAGCCAGGCGTTTTGCGCGGTCTGCCGCCGGGCCATCGAGCGCGTGATCGACCTCTACGCCCGCCCGCCCGGCCCCCGCTGA
- the ggt gene encoding gamma-glutamyltransferase, translating to MKLRLGPMLPVSVLAATLPAASHPVRARTGIVASQNFIASHVGMDVLMDGGNAMDAAVATAFALAVTHPAAGNIGGGGFLVYRRATGEAVAYDFRETAPAGASSTMFLEAGKYDADRHHHRYLSVGVPGTVAGLHMAWKEQGKLPWERLLEPAIFLAREGFMVTDGLARSLRQVLPEMKAYPASVAQFSRAGTPYEPGDLLRQGDLARTLERIADRGREGFYEGETARLIEREMQAHDGLITQADLKAYTPRRREVLRGTYRGYEVLTVPPASSGGACLLEMLNVLEGYDLAAKGFGSAATVHLITEVMRRAFADRARYLGDPEFNPGMPIARLISKEYATALRRTIRADRASTSSPLSFEWPAQSTQTTHFSVVDADRNAVALTYTLEDAYGVKAVVPGAGFLLNNEMGDFNAGPGLTNAEGLIGTAPNLAAPGKRMLSNMTPTILAKDGKVFMVIGSPGGRTIINTVLVTTLNVVDFGMNIQEAIDAPRFHHQWLPDVIRYERYGLSPDTLALLTRMGHAAKESERPQGAAQGIVYDAKEDLLEGGADHRAPDSAAIGR from the coding sequence GTGAAACTGCGCCTCGGCCCCATGCTGCCCGTCTCCGTCCTCGCCGCGACCCTGCCCGCCGCGAGCCATCCCGTGCGCGCGCGGACGGGAATCGTGGCTTCGCAGAACTTCATCGCCTCCCACGTGGGCATGGACGTGCTCATGGACGGGGGCAACGCCATGGATGCGGCAGTGGCCACCGCCTTCGCCCTCGCCGTGACCCACCCCGCCGCGGGCAACATCGGCGGGGGGGGCTTTCTGGTCTATCGGCGGGCGACGGGGGAGGCGGTCGCCTACGACTTCCGGGAGACCGCCCCCGCCGGCGCCTCCTCCACCATGTTCCTAGAAGCCGGGAAGTACGACGCCGACCGCCACCATCACCGATACCTGTCGGTGGGCGTGCCGGGAACGGTGGCCGGCCTGCACATGGCTTGGAAAGAGCAAGGCAAGCTTCCGTGGGAGCGGCTCTTGGAGCCCGCGATCTTCCTGGCCCGGGAGGGCTTCATGGTCACGGACGGCCTGGCCCGCTCGCTCCGCCAGGTCCTGCCCGAGATGAAGGCCTACCCGGCCTCCGTGGCCCAGTTCTCGCGGGCCGGCACCCCCTATGAGCCGGGCGACCTGTTGCGACAAGGGGACCTGGCCCGCACCCTGGAGCGGATCGCGGACCGGGGTCGGGAGGGTTTCTACGAAGGGGAGACGGCGCGGCTCATCGAAAGGGAGATGCAGGCCCACGACGGCCTCATCACTCAGGCGGATCTGAAAGCCTACACCCCCCGACGGCGGGAGGTCCTTCGCGGCACCTATCGCGGCTACGAAGTCCTCACCGTGCCCCCCGCCAGCTCGGGCGGCGCCTGTCTTCTGGAGATGCTGAACGTCCTCGAGGGCTATGACCTCGCGGCCAAGGGCTTCGGCTCCGCGGCCACCGTCCACCTGATCACGGAGGTCATGCGCCGCGCCTTCGCCGACCGGGCCCGTTACCTCGGGGATCCCGAATTCAATCCCGGGATGCCCATCGCGCGGCTCATCTCGAAGGAATACGCGACCGCCCTGCGCCGGACCATCCGCGCCGACCGCGCCTCGACCTCGTCGCCCCTGAGCTTCGAATGGCCGGCGCAGAGCACGCAGACCACCCACTTCTCGGTGGTGGATGCCGACCGCAACGCGGTGGCCCTCACCTACACCCTCGAGGATGCCTACGGCGTCAAGGCGGTGGTGCCAGGGGCGGGCTTCCTCCTGAACAACGAGATGGGAGACTTCAACGCGGGGCCGGGGCTGACGAACGCGGAGGGCCTGATCGGGACGGCCCCGAACCTGGCCGCGCCCGGCAAACGCATGCTCTCCAACATGACCCCCACCATTCTGGCCAAGGACGGCAAGGTCTTCATGGTCATAGGCAGCCCGGGGGGCCGGACCATCATCAACACCGTCCTTGTCACCACCTTGAACGTGGTGGACTTCGGCATGAACATCCAGGAGGCCATCGACGCCCCCCGCTTCCACCATCAGTGGCTTCCCGACGTCATCCGCTACGAGCGCTACGGCCTTTCCCCCGATACCCTGGCCCTCCTCACGCGCATGGGCCACGCGGCCAAGGAAAGCGAGCGCCCCCAGGGCGCGGCCCAGGGCATCGTCTACGACGCTAAGGAGGACCTGCTGGAGGGCGGCGCCGACCACCGCGCCCCCGATAGCGCGGCCATCGGCCGCTGA